A stretch of Peteryoungia algae DNA encodes these proteins:
- the clpA gene encoding ATP-dependent Clp protease ATP-binding subunit ClpA produces the protein MPTFSPSLEKALHQALTYANERHHEYATLEHLLLALIDDADAAAVMGACNVNLDSLRKTVSDFVDNDLANLITGYDEDSKPTSSFQRVIQRAVIHVQSSGREEVTGANVLVAIFAERESNAAYFLQEQEMTRYDAVNYISHGIGKRPGASQVRSPRGSDEGEPEVKQGREPEEGAAKGKQEALKAYCVNLNEKAKTGRIDPLIGRHSEVNRTIQVLCRRSKNNPLYVGDPGVGKTAIAEGLAKRIVEGKVPEALADATIFSLDMGTLLAGTRYRGDFEERLKQVVKELEEYPGAVLFIDEIHTVIGAGATSGGAMDASNLLKPALSSGAIRCIGSTTYKEYRQFFEKDRALVRRFQKIDVNEPSIDDAIEIMKGLKPYFEDYHKLRYTNEAIKSAVELSARYISDRKLPDKAIDVIDETGAAQMLLPASKRRKLITEKEIEVTIATMARIPPKTVSKDDEMVLANLEKELRSVVYGQDKAIEALSTAIKLARAGLREPNKPIGSYVFSGPTGVGKTEVAKQLASSLGVELLRFDMSEYMERHTVSRLLGAPPGYVGFDQGGLLTDGVDQHPHSVVLLDEIEKAHPDIYNILLQVMDHGQLTDHNGKKIDFRNVILIMTTNAGASEMAKSAIGFGSSKRSGEDEEALNRLFTPEFRNRLDATIPFAPLPTEVIHQVVQKFVMQLEAQLSERNVTFDLSEPAIAWLAKNGYDEKMGARPLGRVIQEHIKKPLANEILFGKLKKGGVVKVGTKTDEAGDEVLDLEAISEVAPVKPKPSAEVAPAKPAKAKRKPVSKASVVEDDGDVAVIDEAPKQPKRSAVPKVPKKK, from the coding sequence GTGCCAACATTTTCGCCCAGCCTCGAAAAAGCGCTGCATCAGGCACTGACCTACGCCAATGAGCGTCACCACGAATACGCGACGCTTGAGCACCTGCTGCTCGCGCTGATCGATGACGCCGACGCCGCCGCCGTGATGGGGGCCTGTAACGTCAACCTCGATTCCCTTCGCAAGACCGTGTCCGACTTCGTCGACAACGATCTCGCCAATCTGATCACGGGTTACGACGAGGACTCGAAGCCCACGTCGAGCTTCCAGCGTGTCATCCAGCGGGCCGTCATCCATGTCCAGTCCTCCGGTCGCGAGGAAGTGACCGGCGCCAACGTCCTCGTTGCGATCTTCGCCGAACGCGAGAGCAATGCCGCCTATTTCCTGCAGGAGCAGGAGATGACCCGCTATGACGCGGTCAATTATATCTCGCATGGCATTGGCAAGCGGCCTGGCGCCTCGCAGGTTCGGAGCCCCCGTGGTTCCGACGAGGGAGAACCCGAAGTCAAGCAGGGACGCGAGCCCGAGGAAGGTGCTGCCAAGGGCAAGCAGGAAGCCTTGAAGGCCTACTGCGTCAACCTGAACGAAAAGGCCAAGACCGGCCGCATCGATCCCTTGATCGGTCGCCACAGCGAAGTGAACCGGACGATCCAAGTTCTGTGCCGTCGTTCCAAGAACAATCCGCTTTATGTCGGTGATCCCGGCGTCGGCAAGACGGCGATCGCCGAGGGGCTTGCCAAGCGCATCGTCGAGGGCAAGGTTCCCGAGGCCCTCGCGGACGCGACGATCTTTTCGCTCGACATGGGCACGCTGCTCGCCGGCACGCGCTATCGCGGTGACTTCGAGGAGCGGCTGAAGCAGGTGGTCAAGGAACTCGAAGAGTATCCGGGCGCTGTGCTGTTCATCGACGAGATCCACACGGTGATCGGTGCAGGTGCCACCTCCGGCGGCGCCATGGACGCGTCGAACCTCTTGAAGCCGGCGCTCTCTTCGGGAGCGATCCGCTGCATCGGTTCGACCACCTACAAGGAATACCGGCAGTTTTTTGAAAAGGACCGCGCACTTGTCCGCCGGTTCCAGAAGATCGACGTCAACGAGCCGTCGATCGATGATGCCATCGAAATCATGAAGGGCTTGAAGCCCTATTTCGAGGACTATCACAAGCTGCGTTACACCAACGAGGCGATCAAGTCGGCCGTCGAGCTTTCGGCCCGCTACATCTCCGACCGCAAGCTGCCGGACAAGGCGATCGACGTGATCGACGAAACCGGTGCGGCCCAGATGCTGCTGCCGGCGTCCAAGCGCCGCAAGCTGATCACCGAAAAGGAGATCGAGGTCACCATCGCGACGATGGCCCGGATCCCGCCCAAGACCGTGTCCAAGGACGACGAGATGGTTCTCGCCAACCTGGAAAAGGAATTGCGCTCGGTCGTCTACGGCCAGGACAAGGCGATCGAAGCCCTGTCGACGGCGATCAAGCTCGCCCGTGCGGGTCTTCGCGAACCGAACAAGCCGATCGGCTCCTACGTCTTCTCCGGCCCGACAGGCGTCGGCAAGACGGAAGTCGCCAAGCAGCTGGCCTCGTCGCTCGGCGTCGAACTCCTGCGCTTCGACATGTCGGAGTATATGGAAAGGCACACCGTCTCGCGGCTTCTCGGGGCGCCTCCCGGCTATGTCGGCTTCGACCAGGGCGGTCTCTTGACCGATGGCGTCGATCAGCACCCGCACTCGGTCGTGCTGCTCGATGAGATCGAGAAGGCGCATCCGGATATCTACAACATCCTGCTGCAGGTCATGGACCATGGCCAGCTGACGGACCACAACGGCAAGAAGATCGACTTCCGCAACGTGATCCTGATCATGACGACGAATGCGGGCGCATCGGAGATGGCGAAGTCGGCAATCGGCTTCGGTTCGTCGAAGCGCTCGGGTGAGGATGAGGAAGCGTTGAACCGCCTCTTCACTCCGGAATTCCGCAACCGCCTCGACGCGACGATCCCGTTCGCGCCGTTGCCTACGGAAGTCATCCACCAGGTGGTGCAGAAGTTCGTCATGCAGCTGGAGGCCCAGCTGTCCGAACGCAACGTCACCTTCGACCTGTCGGAGCCTGCAATCGCCTGGCTGGCGAAGAATGGCTATGACGAGAAGATGGGCGCCCGTCCATTGGGCCGTGTCATTCAGGAGCATATCAAGAAGCCGCTGGCCAACGAGATCCTGTTCGGCAAGCTGAAAAAGGGTGGTGTCGTGAAGGTCGGCACCAAGACCGACGAGGCGGGCGACGAGGTCCTCGATCTGGAAGCGATCTCAGAAGTGGCACCGGTCAAGCCGAAGCCATCAGCCGAGGTGGCCCCGGCCAAGCCGGCCAAGGCCAAGCGCAAGCCGGTCTCCAAGGCTTCCGTCGTTGAAGATGACGGCGACGTTGCCGTGATCGACGAGGCGCCCAAGCAGCCCAAGCGGTCGGCCGTGCCGAAGGTGCCGAAGAAGAAGTAA
- a CDS encoding AzlC family ABC transporter permease, with protein sequence MSSAPSDISQMRWFFTGMRGLFSLPAIILMISFVGFSAFALQSGITRAEAMFMTATVWALPAKMILIGTMTSGANLLAIFLAVSLSSIRMMPMVASLVPEMRTERTPTWLLLLLSHFIAITAWVFAMGSFKTVPREARVSYFAGFGITLVTVNTILVGVCYGLVASFPPVVAGLLFFLTPVYFIASIWATGRQSVVKVAFVVGIVSGPLLAAVVPGFDILIAGLGGGTLAYLFDRYAIRGGKASAIAEPIKDEPVEELV encoded by the coding sequence ATGTCTTCGGCTCCCTCCGATATTTCACAAATGCGGTGGTTTTTCACCGGCATGCGCGGACTCTTCAGTCTGCCCGCGATCATCCTGATGATCTCCTTCGTGGGTTTTTCGGCTTTTGCCCTGCAATCCGGCATCACGCGCGCCGAGGCCATGTTCATGACGGCGACCGTCTGGGCATTGCCGGCCAAGATGATCCTGATCGGCACGATGACAAGTGGTGCAAACCTGCTCGCGATCTTTCTTGCCGTCTCGCTGTCATCGATCCGCATGATGCCGATGGTGGCCTCGCTGGTGCCGGAAATGCGAACCGAGCGCACGCCGACATGGCTCCTGCTCCTCTTGTCCCATTTCATCGCGATCACGGCCTGGGTCTTCGCCATGGGGAGTTTCAAGACCGTGCCGCGGGAGGCGCGTGTCTCCTATTTCGCCGGGTTCGGGATTACGCTGGTAACGGTCAACACCATCCTCGTCGGCGTATGCTACGGGCTGGTGGCGAGTTTCCCGCCAGTCGTGGCGGGTCTCCTCTTCTTCCTCACGCCGGTCTATTTTATCGCTTCGATCTGGGCGACCGGACGGCAGTCCGTCGTCAAGGTCGCCTTCGTCGTCGGCATCGTCTCAGGGCCGCTTCTGGCGGCCGTTGTGCCAGGCTTTGATATCCTGATCGCCGGTCTCGGTGGCGGGACTTTGGCTTATCTCTTCGATCGCTACGCGATCCGGGGCGGCAAGGCCTCGGCGATCGCGGAGCCGATAAAGGACGAGCCGGTGGAGGAGCTGGTCTGA
- a CDS encoding AzlD domain-containing protein, with amino-acid sequence MVDYWPYVVIIVAGWLATDMWRWLGVIAGNRLREGSEVLNWVRAVATALVMAVTAKLVVFPSGMLENSPLWLRLAAAGLGFAAFLLSGQRVVVGVVVPLAILGAGLLWL; translated from the coding sequence ATGGTGGATTACTGGCCCTATGTCGTCATCATCGTCGCCGGCTGGCTCGCGACCGATATGTGGCGCTGGCTGGGCGTCATTGCCGGAAATCGTCTGCGGGAGGGCTCCGAGGTGCTGAACTGGGTGAGGGCGGTTGCGACCGCGCTCGTCATGGCAGTAACCGCGAAACTGGTCGTCTTTCCCTCAGGCATGTTGGAAAACTCGCCACTCTGGCTCAGGTTGGCGGCCGCAGGTCTCGGCTTCGCAGCCTTCCTGCTCTCGGGCCAACGCGTCGTCGTCGGGGTCGTCGTCCCTCTGGCAATCCTGGGGGCTGGCCTGCTCTGGCTCTGA
- a CDS encoding HIT family protein, translating into MTAYDPNNIFAKILAGDIPSVKLYEDEDTLAFMDVMPQAPGHLLVIPKAGSRNLLDADPAVLSKLMPVVQKLANAAKEAFEADGVFVAQFNEPAAGQTVFHLHFHVIPRHDGLPLKPHAGGMADVEVLKAQAEKIKAAL; encoded by the coding sequence ATGACCGCCTATGATCCGAACAACATCTTCGCCAAGATCCTTGCCGGCGACATTCCCTCGGTCAAACTCTACGAAGACGAAGACACGCTCGCCTTCATGGACGTCATGCCGCAGGCGCCCGGCCATCTTCTCGTGATCCCGAAGGCTGGATCGCGCAACCTGCTCGATGCCGATCCGGCCGTGCTGTCGAAGCTCATGCCGGTCGTACAGAAACTCGCCAATGCGGCGAAAGAGGCCTTCGAGGCCGACGGCGTCTTTGTCGCGCAGTTCAACGAGCCCGCAGCCGGGCAGACCGTTTTCCACCTGCATTTTCACGTGATCCCAAGGCATGACGGCTTGCCGCTCAAACCGCATGCCGGTGGCATGGCCGATGTCGAGGTGCTGAAGGCTCAGGCGGAGAAGATCAAGGCTGCGCTCTGA